agtttgaaGGTACGACTAACTGAgagtttagcttagcttagctcaattgctggatGTCTATCAGGATCAGTAGCAGCTCCTAGCAAAAGAAGGGAAATAAAACTTATACCCACATCTGTCATTGTCCACCATAGAAGATGAATATGTACATTACAGAAACATAGTTCAAAACGAGAATCTAATTTTTATGATTTGGCACGTACTTGGGAAAATGTTGGTTAAGAAAACTTGTTAATGCTAGGCCAACAAGTAGAAGTGTTATCAACTGGATTTGGGGAAGGTTTATTTGCTTTCTTTCAAGAGGAACTGCTAATGAACCTGATAGATATCCAGCAACTGAGCTAAGCCAGGCTAAAGTCTCCTTCAGACTGCACACAGACATAAATAAAAGGTATCCATGAGTCCGTCTGTCTCGTCTCTGTAAGTAGGACGCAGTAAAAATCCTGGACTATCCCTTTTTAATGGATTGATTACAACGGTCAGGCCAGTGTTGTagccgagtcactaaacctccaggtcgagtctcgagtccccggtGTTCAAgtctgagtccccaaagaagagtccgagtcaagtccccattacctgagtccgagtcatcaaggttgagtctgagtcgagttccaagatgggctccagtgctccactctggcaccgtaaaaaaactgacatacaaataaaaaatgtctacattaaacaaaaatgacgcagctgtcaccatttcaaagggagtttatttactttgtgacacaatagccaaacaaaaaaactaacaaaaacaaaaaaaacagtctttatcaattaacaagtccaagtcctcatctccaacttccgagtccgaatgcagtcaatgctcaagTCCGAGTTGAGTCACGAGTCctaaaaatcaggactcgagtcggactcaagTACTACCACACTGGGTCAGGCATTGGTCAGAATTGTAGGTTTGGTCTGGACAGGTGCATATGGGCATAAGATATCACATGATATATGAAACACAAAGTTGTATTTGGACTGAATTGTTCCAAGTCTTACATGTCAGGATCTCTACTGTGACCATAAACACCACAATTTTTCTGCCCAAGTGACCAGAGACTTTGAATTTCCCTTGTAAACAGTGTGTTGTAATCCCAAAACTGCCTTGCAGCTTCCATGATTACCCACTTTCCTGTTTTCCTGTGTAGAACTGTCTGGTGCGCTGTGACAACGGCGTGTTTACTGCAGTGGTGGGGGACTTCGGCCTGGCAGAGAAGATCCCCGATTACAGGTCAGTAGGCCGGCCGCTCAGCGACTCGATCTCTTTTCTGCCCACTGAACTACACAACAATCCTTTTTGTCAAAGAAGGCTACCTGTTCAGAGTCCTTTGCGTTGCAGCAATAGCTTATAtgtttgactgttgcctggtgTGTTTCTACATGTAGACTAGACATGGGTGAGGTAtcgatatcatctgggattttggttgtCGTAGTGTCGCAGTATAGCTTTTAGTTGCCGTAGGTCATTTGCTTAAGACTAACATTTCTTGATCAGGTTCCAGTTTGCAGCAGTTTTGAATCCATTATAATGACAATTGTGATGTAAAGAAGATACACTTTCAACATTTTGGAGGGAAACTGTTTACTTTCAATGCAGCACTAGtagttttacttttcttttttatccCCAATATTTGAAATATTTCCTTTTGTATTCAATTCATATACCTTTACGTATTTATGATATCTTTGCACCATTTCACCTCAGAAGCGGGAAGAAAAAACCCACGATAAAAACGTTTGTTATCTGCACACTGTGTACTTTCTCGTTATTTAAGGTTGAAATAAATCCTTTGGCCTCTATTATTTTGAAAAGGCTAATCAGATATGATTTAGAAATGTTTTTCTTCTATATCTCTATTATTTCATTATTGGCTAGACGGAGGAAAATATTGTGAAATGAATTTTAGTTCATATCGCCCAAACCTACTGACTGCTCCATGTTGAACACTTAaatcaagttttttttgtttgtttgttgtatgaattgttttgttttctatgtgtgagggcagtgtgacagtggtgaggtgtgaggttggagtgacagatgggttcaaggtggaggtgggactacgtcaggatcggctctgagccctttcttgtttgcagtggtgatggacaggttgacggacgagatcaggcaggagtctccgtggacgatgatgtttgcggatgacattgtgatctgtagtgagagtagggagcaggtggaggagaggtggaggtatgcactggagagaagaggaataaaagtcagtaggagcaagatggaatacatatgcatgaatgagagggaagacagtggaatggtgaggatgcaagttgactggttagcgcagtcgcccatggtccgggctatccgggttcgattctCGGCTGTGACGGATTCCCGGCAGACCCTGACTTCGCTACACACACATACTTAGGGAACCTTCAACCGAACACCGCCTTCCCTTTACTCATACTGTGTGTTCTAACTGTTTTCTCTGTGCTTGTTTACTTTGAAAATGTGTGCTTCCTTCACAGTCTTGTGAAGATGATGGATCTTGAATACCTTATGATTTAGTCTGATTTCAGATACAGCATGAGGTGTCACAGATACGTTGAAATGATGGCGAATCATCTCTTATTCACAGTGATGGTGTGGAGCGGCAGCCCCTGGCCGTGGTGGGCTCCCCATACTGGATGGCCCCAGAAGTGCTCAGAGGAGAGCTCTATGATGAAAAGGTAATCCTGGATGGCTTGTTAGGGTCAGTGAAGCGTAGAAGTACACTTGTTTTCAACAATGCTGTGATCCCCTTGAAGTTACAAACGCTCATCGTTGAGTCATTATTTCGACAGATACTACTGGTTTTTCAACCTAGAGTTTTACATATTCTATGTAGCAGACACTTTGCCCCAAAGCAGCTTATTAGAGTCAGAaattagctgatttatctccatgtcaGCCGACAGGCGTCTTAGAACTAGTAAGCATGTAATCAAGAGCGCATGTCATGTCAAGTACATTTAGTATGAGTGTGTGATAGATAGAACACCAGTGGTGATGTATATTAGTAGTGGGGGATTCAGTCTCGCGTTTGGAGACCATGAATGGGTCAAGGTAGGTCTATAAAGGAAAGTTTTTAGGCCTCTAAAAGGAAGTACGACAATCTGCAGCTCTGATGGAAGATGGAAGTTTATTCTGCTGTTTTGTTGCCGGGTGAGAGGAGAATCTGAAATTAgagctcagattttttttttttttgaagtgcgCATAGATGGTCACCAAAGACAGCCTAAGAACCCGCGTGAGCATCGCGGCAGGATGAAATAATTCACTCAGGAACTTGCATAATTTGATTAAAATCCTCAATTCAAGTTTTCTGTCTCAAAGTTTTGTAAAGCTGCAGCTTGACAACAGTCTTGTTAATGGTCTGCTATTCAGAAATAACCGACTGCAGAATGCTTTAATTGAGCAATACATATTCAACCATAGCTGCATAATAATCACATTATTggagtggcacggtggcccagtggttagcactgttgcctcacagcaagaaggtcctgggttccaaccccaggccgtcccaggtcctttctgtgtggagtttgtatgttctctccgtgtctgcatggggttcctccgggtgctccggtttccccccaccatcaaaaagacatgcgtgttagggttaatactcccatctgtgcccctgagcaaggcagtggaaagaagaactggagttggtccccaggcgctgcagccaCCCACTGCATCTATACAACAGGATAGGTTACATGCGGAAGACATGTCATTGTACCAAAacaactgtgcaatgacaaaaaataaagtggctaatAATATGGGAAATTTGGCTAATAACCTAACTTTTCTTAACGTCTTTGCTCTTCTCCTCAGGTCGATGTGTTCGCCTACGGCATAATCCTGTGTGAGATCATTGCCAGGGTAGAAGCTGATCCAGACTTCTTACCAAGGACCGAGGTGAAAATCCATATCGATTGAAGCCGTTTTGAATTTAAAATAAAAACTGACCTGTCAGTAGATTGATGTCATTTGGGTGGTAGACTATTCCAGATACACACGATAATATTGAGCGATAATCCAATATTATCGTGTATCGTCTTTCAGTTGGTACTGTATCTAGATgcaattcagatattgtcatatcgtgATCAACAAGTGTGTTGTTTAAATGAGTGATTATGAGAATCTGTTTCCTAAAACTTCTCCCAAAATGAGATCTGAAGTATTTAAGGgagtatttgaaaactagtttgggTTTGATTTTACACTTGACATTACCCACAGTTCACcatgatgaacctcagctggattcttaaacacgGCATTTTTTTGTCTTATGAAGGACTTCGGGCTGGACGTGGAGGCTTTTGAGAACATGGTTGGAGATTGTCCACCTGCCTTCTTCAACTTGGCAGTCACCTGCTGCAATGTAAGCGAcaaatgtatacacacatacgtgcacacatacatacacagacacacacagacttgtCGTTGTTGAGAGGATGTGCCTTGTGGACAAGGCAGTAATGAACAGGAGGTGCTATGGCGTCAGCTGATCTGAAGGGCACACGTGCAGggttctttgtgtttgtgtgtaaagtcTGAGATGAACCAGCAGATGGTGACTCTTCAAATGCCCAACGATGTAGTTCTGCCTCTAACACGATCTCAGCTATTATTGTTTATGCCGTTGAATAGTCGTGTTGTGTTGATATCGTTAGTAATTGTGCATGAATTGATGTGAGTCACATGCAAAACTGAGAAAAGCAGCATTCAAAGCATGCAAAGAGGTGGATGTAGTTTAGCCTCTCCAGAACTGAACTCAGACTGATGGGAGGGCTCTGCCACAGCTGGAGTGACTCAGTAGATgctaggttttgttttttgttttggatttttctccccaattgtatccggccaattaccccactcttcctagctgtcccagtcgctgctccacccaaccccccccgctgatccggggagggctgcagactaccacatgcctcctctgattcatgtggagctgcttcttttcacctgacagtgaagagtttcaccagggggacgtagcatgtgggaaggtcacactattccccccagttccccttcccctctgAACAAGACCCCCGACCgactggaggaggcgctagtgcagcgaccacgacacacacccacagtccggcttcccacccgcagacacggccaattgtgtctgtagggacgcctgaccaagccggaggtaacacggggattcgaaccagcgatccccgtattggtaggcagtggactaaaccgctacgctacccggacgccccaataaaTGCTAGGTTTATGTACAGTCGTAGTCACCACTGTTTTGGTGGAAATGTGTTGTTGCTCTATATTACATAACCTTTTCCCATCCGTTCTCATACACCTTGTTACCTTTTGTCAGATGAGTGCAGCGGAGCGTCCCTCTTTCTCCGGTATCGTCTTCACTCTGGAGGAAATGGAGAAAGAAGAGGTGCAAAGAGAGAAGCCCATCACTTTAGGTAAAGGGATACGATGATTAGCAAAGAAAGCTAAATCCCTGATTTAGACTGATTTGTTTTGACGAGCTCTGTTCATACAACTACTGTCGAGGTTCCAGGACTCGTGGGTTTGAGATGATTGGAAAGGAAAATCTTTTCATTCTGAAGAAGTTTTGAAGCCTTGTTGCATTTCCATGTCAAATGACTGCTGTAATGCTTGTTTAGTCCACTCAACCACTGCAGATTAAGTGAGCACACTGGTTGGCATTACACTAGTACCCTGACCTATAAAACGTCCTCTTCCTTTCTGACTGTCTCTTTTgatctttctctttctgtgtatcatttcacctcctgtctttccatctgtctatcgcttcttctctcattctctccctcagAAACTTTGGCGATAGAAGTCAGTCCCTATCGGCACCGCAGCTCACCATGTCGTCCAGGTGAACACATCCAACAGCAGCAACAGCTGTCGAGGAGCCAGTCGGACATGTTGACCCCGGTGACCCTGATTCCTTCCGTCCTTGGGACCCCTGTAAGGGTCAATCCCTTCTCTCTGAGACGGGACCTGAATGGCGGAAGGTGTAAACTCTTAGACACGCCGAGCAAGTCTGTTATCTCATTGACCTTTACCCTCCCAGCTCCCCATGACCCCTGCACCTCCCCAAACCTTAGAACAGGGACCTCAGGGAAGGCCAGAGCACCCCCAAGGAGATGTCAATCTCTTCCTTGCACCCCAGAACTTGGCCGACCTATACCACTGTTAAGAGATAATGATGTAAAGGAGGAGATAGATGAGGTGTCCAAAGTTGAGATGGAGGATGATGTGCTGGAAGATGTGTGCCAGAGAGGGATCTTGGTAGAGGGGCGGGATGTGGCTAAGAGGTTGGAGGTAGGGGAAAAGCTAGAGGATTCCGGTTTCCCCCTTGAGCTGGAAATGGTTTCTCTCGAGCGACTagaagaagaagaggtggagAGGGAGCAGGAGGAAGGCGAGTGTCAAGCTGAGCCCATGGACTGTACCAAGTCCCCGGAGCCTGCTGATGGAGGATCCACCTCAACACCGGCCAGATCTCTACTTACCTCCACCACCGTTTGCTCTGTACGGACAAATGGCTGGTCACTTCCTGTCTCCAACGGACCAGCTTTATTGCCTCCCCTGCCCCAACTGGACAATAATAATGGCTCGCCTGGCGTAGTTGGACGACAGGTACAATGGGGAAGAGGGGGGCGGGCTAATGGTTACCATGGTGCGCACCTCCTTGCCTCAGAACCTCCTGGCTCTTCTGAGCAGGAAGATGTCATTTCTTGTCCCGGCTGCTGTCTGGTAGGCCTGAGTCTTCCCTCTGTGTGCCTCCGTGGTTCAGCTGCCATGCCCCCCTCCAGGCGACGTACTTCATTATCATGGCAACGACAATACAGGAACTTCAGTGGAACTGTAACAGGCGGTGGTGCCTCTACATCAACAACAGCCACCGCAGCAACCAAAACTTTATTATGTCGTAGCATGAATGGACTAGCAGCCGCTCCTCCCTCAGCACCGTGTGAGCCTGGCTTACCACTTCCAGGGGCACAGACTTAGCCAGAGATCTGATTCCAATTGGCTTCAATTAAACAGACATGATGTACCTGCCCTAAGTGCTAGCAAGCAACCATCCAGGTATTCGCTGCTACTAAGGAAACCCTAAAGGAAAGTAACTCCCAGTTAATAAGAGGTGCTGCTCTGCTTAGAAACAACAGCAAGCAGTGGGGAAGGCTGTTTGTGGATCGCTTTGAGAGTGCCACCTGGTGGGCTGGAGGATTAAATTACATGAAACATCTACTTTGTCAGTCAGGGACAAGAACTTTCAGTTCTGAGACGGGGCTAAACTGAAAGTGGTCGAGCAGTTGATCTGAACTGATCCGAAATAAGGTAAACTGAAAGGACTGTCTCAACTCTACAGAAGCAAATCAAAGTTGGATAAATCTGTAGTGCTGTACTAACCTGTTGAGATGCTTAGATTTTGGTATGGAAAAGACAAGTCTTATTTTGTTAGCCTGAGTACAGGGCGAAGTGTTTCCCCTATGCTTTCCATAGCAGTGGTAGATGAAGGGAAGTTTTATCCCTCCGTTTTCTGATTCCTACAGCGGTAAGCACTGATAAAACCTTTCTTATTTGGACGCTTTAAAATTAGGATTTTTAACATCACATGTTTTGTGACTTGGGGAATTTGAGACttattcagatgatttttctgtagatgttctgtcggtgtctatgttttatttattttctttttttggtccaCCTTTGTCTAAAGAATGTAGTGAAAACAGCTGCGCTGAACCAAACTGTATTGGCTCCAATGGGTTTGATGCCAGAAAAGGATGAAATGTAAACAAGTGTAAGATTAAAATGTAAAGAAGTGTACCTGGCTAGTTTAAATGCATAATGGGGAGTCGATAACAatatttttttaatctatttaaTAAAAATTAAAGTAGCTGCAGGGGCGATGTTTGATACCAGTAAAGATGATCGTATATACTTCATACATTTTTATTGCAGTTTTTGTGTGCGGGCTTGCCTGcacacacgtgtttgtgtgttgctGGCTGATATTAGGGAATTTGAGAATTTAAAGGGAGAATCTTTTCACGGACTTGTGTCAGCTGAGTTATATTTAAACAGTTTGTATTAAACACATAGTGCTTTATATAAATATGTGTAACTGGTCCCTCTCCCCATAACATCCATTCTCCTCCACATgtatgcggtgtgtgtgtgtgtgcgtgcgttttgATTACCCTGTTGTCATGAATTTATGAGCGAAATGTTAGTATGGATATTGTACAGGTCAttccacacactgtgtgtgtatgtgtgtatgtgtatgagagGAAAACGGTGGTAGATACTCACAGGATAACATTTATAC
This genomic stretch from Lampris incognitus isolate fLamInc1 chromosome 5, fLamInc1.hap2, whole genome shotgun sequence harbors:
- the LOC130112584 gene encoding dual specificity testis-specific protein kinase 2-like, with the protein product MDRHADCCPCDPEEMDGGLDEPLLHGIHATNRMRPSSYRALRSAVSSLARIDDFFCEKIGSGFFSEVFKVQHRITGQVMALKMNTLASNKANMLREVQLMNRLCHPNILRFLGVCVHEGQLHALTEYINGGSLEQLLDSDLYLSWGIRMGLSLDIARGLQYLHNKGIFHRDLTSKNCLVRCDNGVFTAVVGDFGLAEKIPDYSDGVERQPLAVVGSPYWMAPEVLRGELYDEKVDVFAYGIILCEIIARVEADPDFLPRTEDFGLDVEAFENMVGDCPPAFFNLAVTCCNMSAAERPSFSGIVFTLEEMEKEEVQREKPITLETLAIEVSPYRHRSSPCRPGEHIQQQQQLSRSQSDMLTPVTLIPSVLGTPVRVNPFSLRRDLNGGRCKLLDTPSKSVISLTFTLPAPHDPCTSPNLRTGTSGKARAPPRRCQSLPCTPELGRPIPLLRDNDVKEEIDEVSKVEMEDDVLEDVCQRGILVEGRDVAKRLEVGEKLEDSGFPLELEMVSLERLEEEEVEREQEEGECQAEPMDCTKSPEPADGGSTSTPARSLLTSTTVCSVRTNGWSLPVSNGPALLPPLPQLDNNNGSPGVVGRQVQWGRGGRANGYHGAHLLASEPPGSSEQEDVISCPGCCLVGLSLPSVCLRGSAAMPPSRRRTSLSWQRQYRNFSGTVTGGGASTSTTATAATKTLLCRSMNGLAAAPPSAPCEPGLPLPGAQT